Proteins from a genomic interval of Diospyros lotus cultivar Yz01 chromosome 6, ASM1463336v1, whole genome shotgun sequence:
- the LOC127804431 gene encoding rust resistance kinase Lr10-like, with translation MAVFLLNLITFLFLPQLQAIAAATQAPGKCSGCCGDGLVIRPPFRLKPRRNDHQAAAAGGHGCVLPRHYLSCAQNRTWLELSPSLKLHVKYIDYASHVIHTSYPDLDCFTKHFPDTINLSSCPFRFAEDYILYNFSLFHCSSTKPDSYSFVYPDPIRKVYAIASYVPVVKFPMFSCKKMCDIYSFPDSFYSLFVSLDSNGPKSLVQLECAPQKSAIANAKLQYSNALHFYFCWIKIKKDDQAKIKQFLKYYRSRKPARYSYADKKITNKFKHKIGQGGYGTVYKGKFSNDVHVAVKILHDVKGNGEEFINEVGTIGRIHHINIVRLVGFCVDGFRRALIYEFLTNYSLEKFISSNKERLSLGWKKLQDIALGVARGVEYLHQGCDQQILHFDIKPNNVLLDHRFNPKISDFGLAKLCSKEQNVISMTAARGIVGYIAPEVFSRNFGNVSFKSDVYSFGMLLLEMVGVRQNSAAKQDSSESEAYFPEWIYGYLEQGVEAVPSIQVEQEEDARIARKLIIVGLWCTQWYPMHRPSMKDVVRMLEVEGDDEGTLRVPPSPHVAANPFTTREKISARVTSSYLEIISESE, from the exons ATGGCCGTCTTCCTACTAAATCTTATAACATTCCTCTTTCTACCACAACTCCAGGCAATTGCAGCAGCAACACAAGCTCCAGGCAAGTGCAGTGGCTGCTGCGGGGACGGTCTGGTGATCCGGCCGCCGTTCCGTCTTAAACCCCGTCGTAATGATCATCAGGCTGCTGCAGCAGGAGGCCATGGCTGTGTCTTGCCCCGTCACTATCTTTCCTGCGCCCAGAACCGAACTTGGCTAGAGCTCTCCCCCTCTCTGAAACTGCATGTCAAGTATATCGACTATGCATCACACGTTATCCACACTTCTTATCCTGATCTCGACTGCTTTACCAAACACTTTCCAGACACCATCAATCTGTCTTCTTGTCCCTTCCGATTCGCAGAAGATTACATTTTATATAACTTCAGCCTCTTCCACTGTTCATCCACAAAGCCGGACAGCTACTCGTTTGTTTACCCTGACCCCATTCGCAAAGTTTATGCTATAGCTTCTTACGTTCCCGTCGTGAAGTTTCCCATGTTTTCCTGCAAAAAGATGTGCGACATTTATTCATTTCCAGATAGTTTCTACTCTCTCTTCGTGAGCTTAGATTCAAATGGTCCCAAGTCGCTTGTCCAACTCGAATGTGCCCCCCAGAAATCAGCCATAGCCAACGCAAAACTGCAG TATTCAAATGCGTTGCATTTTTACTTTTG ctggattaaaataaaaaaagatgatcAAGCAAAGATCAAGCAATTTTTGAAATACTATAGAAGTCGCAAGCCTGCAAGATATTCCTATGCCGACAAGAAAATCACCAACAAATTCAAGCACAAAATAGGCCAAGGAGGCTATGGAACAGTGTACAAAGGAAAGTTCTCTAATGACGTCCATGTTGCAGTCAAGATCCTCCATGATGTCAAGGGAAATGGAGAAGAGTTCATCAATGAAGTGGGAACCATAGGAAGAATTCACCACATAAACATTGTCCGTTTAGTTGGCTTCTGCGTTGATGGCTTTCGAAGGGCTCTTATTTACGAGTTCTTGACCAATTATTCACTGGAAAAGTTCATTTCATCCAATAAGGAGAGACTCTCATTAGGGTGGAAAAAGTTACAAGACATTGCTCTAGGCGTAGCTAGAGGAGTTGAATATCTCCACCAAGGTTGTGATCAACAAATACTTCATTTTGATATTAAACCTAACAATGTCCTGCTAGATCATAGATTCAACCCAAAAATATCTGATTTCGGCTTGGCGAAATTGTGTTCCAAAGAACAAAATGTGATTTCAATGACTGCTGCTAGAGGCATCGTAGGCTATATTGCACCAGAAGTATTCTCTAGAAACTTTGGAAATGTATCGTTCAAATCAGACGTATATAGTTTTGGAATGCTCCTACTAGAAATGGTTGGAGTGAGGCAAAACAGTGCTGCAAAACAAGACAGCTCAGAAAGCGAAGCTTACTTCCCTGAATGGATTTATGGATATTTGGAACAGGGGGTAGAGGCAGTGCCAAGCATCCAAgtggaacaagaagaagatgcgAGGATTGCTAGGAAGCTAATTATTGTGGGGCTTTGGTGCACGCAATGGTACCCAATGCATAGGCCATCAATGAAAGATGTGGTGCGGATGCTAGAAGTAGAAGGTGATGATGAAGGCACGTTGAGGGTGCCCCCGAGTCCACATGTTGCTGCTAATCCCTTCACGACCAGAGAAAAAATTAGTGCAAGGGTGACATCTAGTTATTTAGAAATCATTTCCGAATCGGAGTGA